CGTCCAGGCCACCGCCCGCTTCTTCACGCGCTACTGCGGCTTCACGTCGCACGCGAAGAACCATGACTCGCCCGCCATCGCCATGCTCGGCGGGACGGATGGCTTCGTGCTCATCCTCCAGCGCCGCAAGCGCGACTCCGACGTCTTCCCCGAGGACTTCCACGTCGGCTTCCTCCAGGACTCCGAAGCCCCCGTGCTCGCCTTCCATGAGCGCGTGAAGGCGGACGGCCTGGAGGTGTCCGACGTCATCCGCAACAACCGGGGCACCCTCGTCTACTGCCGCGCCCCGGGCGGCATCCTCGTGGAGGTGAGCTGCCGCCCCTGACAAAGGGTCAGCCGGTGCGCCGCGAAGGGGGCTCTTCCCGGGACGTGGACCTCCACTCCCGGGAGTGCCAGTCGAGTTGCTGGGGACGCGGCAGCTTCCATTCGAGCTGATGCACCCGGGGCAGCTCGACGGGCCTCGGCCGCGTGGCCGTCACCTTCCGGCTCACGATCCGGGTCAGGCGCATCAACTGGTCCCGGTCGAGCCGGACGCGGCCGTAGTGGGAGCGCTGGATGGCTTCCAGTTCGGCCGCGTCGATGCGGGAGCCATGATGGGCGATGTACTGCGCCAGCCGAGGCCCCAGCGCGTAGTGGAGCTTCCTCGCCGTGAGCAGGGACCGGACCACACAGAGGCCCTCGTAGGGGTTCTCCTCCAGGTTGATTTCGAGCACCTGCTCGCGCACCGCACGGAAGAAAGCGTCTCCGTACACCTGGCGCGCACGCCCTTTCCGGGTGTCCAGCTCCGCGGCGACGGCCTCCACGTTGAGGAAGGTCGTCCTCGGCAGGTGCGCGAAGTCCCCTCCGGGAACAAGCCTCTGCTGGAAGGCCCACGTGGACTCCAGGGTCCAGATGTCCACCGGGAGCTTCTGGACCTGGAGCCGCAACCCCCCGAACCGGTTGACCCGGACCAACTCCCGAGAGAACGCCTCCCGGAGCGCATCCCCCGTCGCCCCCGCCACCACCAGGTCGACGTCCCGGGGCGCCGCC
The sequence above is drawn from the Corallococcus sp. NCRR genome and encodes:
- a CDS encoding VOC family protein, with translation MKLNHLDLQVPDVQATARFFTRYCGFTSHAKNHDSPAIAMLGGTDGFVLILQRRKRDSDVFPEDFHVGFLQDSEAPVLAFHERVKADGLEVSDVIRNNRGTLVYCRAPGGILVEVSCRP